The Pantoea vagans genome includes a window with the following:
- a CDS encoding M4 family metallopeptidase gives MPYSVIPPYMLRNIIDHCSGAPQDSARRTLTHVQQLMAEHNRPNFGVATSPPGTVLRAIYDAENTQNLPGTLIRDEGQPTNGDVAAEEAWNYLGITYDFYWQTFKRNSLDNKGLKLDGTVHYGKAYQNAFWNGQQMVFGDGDGEIFNRFTIALDVVAHELTHGVTETEAGLVYFQQSGALNESMSDVFGSLVKQFHLKQSADQADWIIGEGLLAKGIHGRGLRSMSAPGTAYDDPQLGKDPQPADMTHYIETRDDNGGVHLNSGIPNRAFYLAASALGGFAWELAGQAWYDTLCDKALPQDADFSTFARFTIEHGGKRFNRSVAEAIQSAWQQVGVT, from the coding sequence GTTATTCCTCCGTACATGCTACGCAATATCATTGACCACTGTTCAGGTGCACCCCAAGATTCCGCTCGCCGCACCCTCACCCATGTTCAACAACTGATGGCTGAGCACAATCGTCCTAATTTCGGCGTTGCGACTTCGCCACCGGGCACAGTGCTACGTGCCATTTATGATGCCGAAAATACACAAAACTTGCCCGGCACACTGATTCGTGATGAAGGGCAACCCACCAATGGCGATGTGGCGGCTGAAGAAGCCTGGAACTATCTTGGCATCACCTACGACTTCTACTGGCAAACCTTCAAGCGCAATTCTCTGGATAACAAAGGGCTGAAACTGGACGGTACCGTACACTATGGCAAGGCATATCAGAACGCCTTCTGGAACGGCCAACAGATGGTGTTTGGCGATGGCGACGGTGAGATATTTAACCGCTTCACCATCGCCTTAGATGTGGTGGCGCACGAACTGACGCACGGGGTGACGGAAACTGAGGCGGGGTTGGTCTATTTCCAGCAGTCTGGTGCGCTGAATGAATCAATGTCCGATGTGTTCGGTTCACTGGTTAAACAGTTTCATCTTAAACAGAGCGCCGATCAGGCTGACTGGATCATTGGTGAAGGATTGCTGGCAAAAGGCATTCATGGCCGCGGTCTACGTTCGATGTCCGCGCCTGGCACCGCCTATGACGATCCACAACTCGGCAAAGATCCCCAACCTGCCGATATGACGCACTACATTGAAACACGCGATGACAATGGCGGTGTGCATCTCAATTCAGGCATTCCCAACCGGGCGTTTTATCTCGCCGCCAGTGCGCTGGGGGGCTTTGCATGGGAGCTTGCGGGCCAAGCCTGGTATGACACCTTGTGCGATAAAGCACTGCCGCAGGATGCTGACTTCAGCACCTTCGCTCGCTTTACCATTGAGCATGGCGGCAAACGCTTTAACCGTTCGGTAGCGGAAGCGATTCAATCCGCATGGCAACAGGTAGGCGTAACGTGA